From Burkholderiales bacterium:
CCGATGGCAAGTGCGGCGAAGGAAAGTGCGGCGGTAGCAAGACCGAAGGCGCAAGCGCTGGCGACAAAAAAGCTGACGGCAAGTGCGGCGAAGGAAAGTGCGGCGCCACTTCGCACGGCCCGACCGATGCCAGCGACAAAAAAGCTGACGGCAATGCGGCTGAAGCCAGCAATAAAAAGCAGTAACAGCGAGGCAGCGCCGGTCGAGGCGATTCTCACGTCGCCCGAGCCGGTCACGTTGCCCGGCCCGCCAGCGCTGTCGGGTATTCACGGTGCGGGCCTCGGCCTGCGCCGTGAACTCATCCCCGAACTCAAGGCGCACAAGCCCGATGTCATCGATTTTTTTGAAGTCGCGCCGGAAAACTGGCTCGAAATCGGCGGCGCCAGCGCCAGGGATTTTCGCTACTTCACCGAGCGCTACCCGTTCACCAGCCATGGCTTGTCGTTATCGCTCGGCGGGCCCGAGCCGCTCGACGAAATATTTTTGACGCGCGTCAAGAAATTCCTGCGCGAACACAGGATTGCGCTGTACAGCGAACATCTAAGCTACTGCAGCGACGACGGCCACTTGTACGATCTGTTGCCGATTCCGTTTACGGCGGAGGCGGTCCGCTATGTCGCCGAGCGCATCCGCCGCACCCAGGAGATTCTCGAACAGAAGATTGCGATCGAGAACGCCTCGTTTTACGTCGCGCCTGCAATCAACGAATTGTCGGAGCTTGAATTCATCAACGCCGTGGTCGCGGAAGCCGATTGCTGGCTGCACCTTGACGTCAACAACGTCTACGTGAACAGCGTCAACCATCGCTACGATGCGGTCGAATTTTTGCGCGGATTGCCGCGCGAGCGCGTCGCCTATCTGCACATCGCCGGGCATTATAACGAGGCCGAAGATCTGATCGTCGATACCCACGCCGCCGACGTGATCGAGCGCGTCTGGCAACTGCTCGAGTTCACGTACCGGCACTTTGGCGTGCACCCGACTTTGCTCGAGCGCGACTTCAATATTCCGCCGCTTGCCGATTTGACGCGGGAAGTCGAACGCATCGCCGGAATGCAGGCGCAAGCCCTGGCAAGCATCGTCAGAAATGCGCAAACCGCCTGACGGGCTGCCCGGGTTTCAGCAGTACCAGTTCGCGTTTACCCGGCACATTCGCAACCCGGCGCAGAATCCGCGGCCGGCCGGTGTCGAGCCGCGCCGCATGGCGATTTACAACGATCTGCTCTACAACAACGTCGAGAGTTTCTTGCTCAGATGTTTTCCGGTTTGCCGAAAAATTCTGGGCGAATCGGAGTGGAACGCGCTGGCGCGCGATTT
This genomic window contains:
- a CDS encoding DUF692 domain-containing protein, encoding MRLKPAIKSSNSEAAPVEAILTSPEPVTLPGPPALSGIHGAGLGLRRELIPELKAHKPDVIDFFEVAPENWLEIGGASARDFRYFTERYPFTSHGLSLSLGGPEPLDEIFLTRVKKFLREHRIALYSEHLSYCSDDGHLYDLLPIPFTAEAVRYVAERIRRTQEILEQKIAIENASFYVAPAINELSELEFINAVVAEADCWLHLDVNNVYVNSVNHRYDAVEFLRGLPRERVAYLHIAGHYNEAEDLIVDTHAADVIERVWQLLEFTYRHFGVHPTLLERDFNIPPLADLTREVERIAGMQAQALASIVRNAQTA